TCGAGCTGGTGTCCGAGGGCGATGACCTCCGCCTTCTCGGTGGCGGCGGTGCGCCGCAGAAAGTCGTGCCGAACCCGCCGGGCGCAGAGTTCGAGGCTCTCTCCGCGCCGGGGGCGGGTCTGCAGCCGTCGGCCGCGGCAGGGCACGTCGAGGCGACGGCAGACCTCCTCGACGAAGCAGCGGTCCGCCGCGGAGGCTTCGCCTCGCAGGCCGTGGTCCAGGGTGGCGGCGGCCAGGGTCCAGCCCCGGCCGGGTGCCAGGGCCGCCAACAGGTGGAGCAGGGCCAGGGAGTCGGCGCCTCCCGAGACGGCGACCAGGATGCGCGCCCCCCGGGGCGGGGCCCAGGGACGCGTCACTTCCTCGAGCAGGGCCGGCGGAGCGGCGCGCAGCCAGGGATCGGGGGTGGGACGCTCGGGGGTGGGGGCCATGGCAGGCCTCCAGGCTCTCGGAACGGATGTGGTAGCGGTGCCCGGACTCGAACCGGGGACACAGCGATTATGAGCCGCTTGCTCTACCGACTGAGCTACACCGCCACACGCCACGCCCCACCCGCTTCTCGCGCCCATCGCCGGGGGTGAGGGGGGTGGGGTCGCCAGCGGCACACTTTACGGGGCGGGGCAGGGAGCGTCAACTCCGCGACACCCGGTCGGCCAAGGGGCAGACAGGGCGGGGGAAAGGACGCAAATTGACCCTGGTTCGTTTCTCCGGTCCAGGAAGTCCGGGGCAAGGGGTGGCGCGCCGCCGAGCGGGCGGCCTCCCGGGTCGGTCAACCCCTGGCCTTCAGCCGGCGCCTTGCCGCCGGGGGGGGCGTTACGTGGCCCTGGAGGTCCGTGATACCGGCGTGGGCATGGACGAGGAAACCTTGGCCCGGGTCTTCGACCCTTTCTTCTCCACCAAGGCCCTCGGGCGCGGTGCCGGACTCGGCCTGTCGAACGCCTACGGCATCGTGCGCCAGGGCGGCGATGACGTGCAGGTCTTCTCCCGGGTCGGCGAGGGGACGACCTCTCGGTTGCTCCTGCCCTTCTGCGCGGAGGCGCTCGAAGTCGCGCCCCGGCGACCGCCGACGCCCCGGCACGCCGAGGGGCACACGGTGGTGGTGGAAGACGAGCCCTCGGTGGCAGGGCTGATCGGTTGCGTACTCGAGGCAGGCGACTACCGGGTCGTGTGCTACCCCGACGGGGCGACGGCGGCGCTCGAGGGCCCGCAGGCACCGGCCTACGACCTGTTGATCCCGGACGTGGTGATGCCGGGGATCACCGGCCCGGAACTCGCCCGACGGTTCGGCGCCAGGCTGGCCGGCCGTCGCGTCCTGTTCCTGTCGGGTTGTGCGGACCCTGCGCGGATCGCTCACGGCTTCGAGGCCGGCCGTGTACCCCTGTTGCGCAAGCCCTTCTCCGCGGCCGCCCGGCTCGAGGCGGTCCATCGCGTGCTCTGCGGGAAGATCCTCGCATCACGCGCTTCCGACCTGTTGGGATCGGTCGACTCTGTCT
The sequence above is drawn from the Acidobacteriota bacterium genome and encodes:
- a CDS encoding response regulator; the protein is MALEVRDTGVGMDEETLARVFDPFFSTKALGRGAGLGLSNAYGIVRQGGDDVQVFSRVGEGTTSRLLLPFCAEALEVAPRRPPTPRHAEGHTVVVEDEPSVAGLIGCVLEAGDYRVVCYPDGATAALEGPQAPAYDLLIPDVVMPGITGPELARRFGARLAGRRVLFLSGCADPARIAHGFEAGRVPLLRKPFSAAARLEAVHRVLCGKILASRASDLLGSVDSVFRGPARRGSDPAGPGRSARPWSGRYP